The following proteins come from a genomic window of Proteinivorax hydrogeniformans:
- a CDS encoding nucleotidyltransferase domain-containing protein has protein sequence MRNSRENKILIEVIKGRVRRMNRESLNEQLELFIKKVHKQYSIDFAYLFGSFATDRANGQSDIDLAFKLKEKHNDKEEVLIKGNIIDLGIKYFDRRVDVVLLHTAPPQLKYEVIKSGLVLKDSPNRASFESLTFREYFDFCYYSDIYNKALIKRIQG, from the coding sequence TTGCGAAATAGTAGAGAAAATAAAATATTAATAGAGGTTATAAAAGGACGGGTGAGAAGAATGAATAGAGAAAGTTTGAACGAGCAATTAGAACTTTTTATTAAGAAAGTTCATAAACAATACTCTATAGATTTTGCATATTTATTTGGGTCTTTTGCTACAGACAGAGCTAATGGACAAAGTGACATTGATTTAGCATTCAAACTAAAAGAAAAACACAATGATAAAGAAGAAGTTTTAATAAAAGGAAATATTATTGACCTAGGCATAAAGTATTTTGATAGGAGAGTGGATGTTGTACTTCTTCACACAGCGCCACCTCAACTTAAATATGAGGTCATTAAGAGCGGATTAGTATTAAAGGATAGTCCTAATAGGGCATCGTTTGAATCGTTAACCTTCAGGGAGTATTTTGATTTTTGTTATTACTCTGACATCTATAATAAGGCACTGATTAAGCGTATACAAGGATAA
- a CDS encoding aminopeptidase P family protein — protein MKTAEKLLRLRELMKKNKISAYMTTISDPHQSEYVSDCFNSLKWLSGFTGSQATMVVTLNESGIWVDGRYHIQAEEQLADTEVKVFKMGKGKVLSVGDWLKETIECGSTIGFNGELFSQRRIDDIKEKLKGTNFTLDGGCDFLEQVWEDRPKIIFNEIFLHDIKYCGKSAQQKISDVRDDMDKKHVDSTIISSLDDIAWLFNIRSSDIPNNPVAMAYAFITHKEAALFINKDSLTSEADEYLKEQKVLVYDYEYFFEYLSKLPKGSKVYLDYNRINFKIYNEVDKLCKINKGVNITTNLKAIKNDTEIENLRKCQIRDGVAMVNFLHWLDQNVANKNVTEISAAQKLREFRAEQDYFKGASFESISAFKEHAAMMHYQATKESNYTLEGNGFYLIDSGGQYLDGTTDITRTVPLGNLPEQLKKDYTLVVKGHIALCKAKFLYGATGSNLDVLARQPMWEQGIDYKCGTGHGIGYFLNVHEGPQGFSSASHVKLEENMVTTIEPGVYRENSHGIRIENTVVAKKAENTEFGQFMNFETISLCPISKSPINKDMLTSEEILWYNNYHKMVYDKLSPYLEEDVKKWLKEETSAI, from the coding sequence ATGAAAACAGCGGAAAAACTACTTAGATTGCGGGAATTGATGAAGAAAAATAAGATTTCTGCTTACATGACTACTATTAGCGATCCCCATCAAAGTGAGTATGTAAGCGACTGCTTTAATAGTCTTAAATGGCTATCAGGCTTTACCGGCTCTCAAGCTACTATGGTAGTAACCTTAAATGAGAGTGGTATATGGGTAGATGGCAGATACCATATCCAGGCGGAAGAACAGCTAGCAGATACTGAGGTAAAGGTTTTTAAAATGGGAAAGGGTAAAGTTTTATCTGTAGGTGATTGGCTTAAGGAAACTATAGAATGCGGTAGCACCATTGGATTTAATGGCGAACTTTTCTCTCAACGTCGCATTGATGATATAAAAGAAAAACTAAAGGGAACCAATTTTACCCTAGATGGTGGTTGCGATTTTTTAGAACAAGTTTGGGAGGACAGACCAAAGATTATATTTAACGAGATCTTTCTTCATGACATAAAATATTGTGGCAAGTCCGCCCAACAAAAGATTAGCGATGTTAGGGATGATATGGATAAAAAGCATGTGGATTCAACGATAATCTCCAGCTTAGATGATATAGCTTGGCTGTTTAATATAAGAAGCAGTGACATTCCTAATAATCCAGTGGCCATGGCTTATGCATTTATAACTCATAAAGAAGCAGCTTTATTTATAAATAAAGACAGTCTTACAAGTGAAGCAGATGAGTACTTAAAAGAGCAAAAAGTGTTAGTTTATGATTATGAATATTTCTTTGAGTATTTAAGCAAGCTGCCTAAGGGATCTAAGGTTTATCTAGATTACAATAGAATCAATTTCAAAATTTATAATGAAGTAGATAAGCTATGTAAAATTAACAAAGGGGTTAATATCACTACCAATCTTAAGGCGATAAAAAATGACACAGAAATAGAAAATCTCAGAAAATGTCAAATAAGAGATGGAGTAGCCATGGTTAACTTTTTGCATTGGTTAGATCAAAACGTTGCTAACAAAAATGTTACCGAAATAAGTGCGGCACAAAAGCTTAGGGAGTTTAGGGCAGAGCAAGACTACTTTAAAGGAGCAAGCTTTGAGTCTATATCAGCTTTTAAAGAGCATGCAGCTATGATGCATTATCAAGCAACTAAAGAGAGTAATTACACCCTAGAAGGCAACGGGTTTTACCTTATAGATTCGGGCGGCCAATACCTAGATGGTACTACAGATATTACAAGAACAGTGCCACTAGGAAATTTACCGGAGCAGCTAAAAAAAGATTATACACTGGTGGTAAAAGGACATATAGCACTTTGTAAAGCTAAGTTTTTGTATGGAGCAACTGGAAGTAATTTAGATGTTTTAGCAAGACAACCAATGTGGGAACAAGGGATAGATTATAAATGCGGTACCGGTCATGGTATAGGCTACTTCCTAAACGTTCATGAAGGACCACAAGGTTTTAGCTCAGCATCCCATGTCAAGCTAGAAGAAAATATGGTTACAACAATAGAGCCTGGCGTTTATCGAGAAAATAGCCACGGAATAAGAATCGAGAATACAGTAGTAGCAAAAAAGGCTGAAAACACAGAGTTTGGACAGTTTATGAATTTTGAAACCATTTCTTTATGTCCAATATCTAAATCGCCTATTAATAAGGATATGCTAACAAGCGAAGAGATTTTATGGTACAACAACTACCATAAAATGGTTTACGATAAACTATCTCCGTATTTAGAGGAAGATGTTAAAAAGTGGCTGAAAGAGGAAACCAGCGCTATATAA
- a CDS encoding alpha-amylase family glycosyl hydrolase has translation MCANTYRQKLAILMVVFMIFGSFGSSLPMAFAEEDAPSQEEVQVKIKADVSPGEISYNENAVLELEIENGEDVEIRGIYVDLTEVGGEEKVEIDTELKEITIAVDYATTSGVKILPVTATDTDGNQHNGEAELTVAPRQFVGEADFDWDQAIIYHLLTDRFFNGDPSNDDPYGVGYDKDDPGAYQGGDFKGITKKLDYLDELGVNTIWISPVVENIVHDVRHSDTPHITPYYGYHGYWALNFDELNPHFGTMEDFHQLIDEADARGMKIMLDVVLNHTGYGLKEDDAALDDGSIPFFPSDEDRQRFDGMLRTNEMLRGVVDREIKGELAGLPDFITEDPKVRQQVIDWQTQWIEMSTTPNGNTIDYFRVDTVKHVEDTTWFAFKNELTKKMPEFKMIGESWGSNPNNDHGYLNSGMMDSMLDFNFKNHARNFVRGSINTVESSLQQRNELMDNTKTFGQFISSHDESRFLTELGQEENLGAQMVAASLQITAKGQPVIYYGDELGLYGEDNHPYYDNRQNMPWDEIEGNVVLEHYKKVINARQKFPEVFARGSRNLVEGSGDLGYSIFKRAYEDESVIVGLNINTEETDATFEVPYGRRTTLVNLYNGETVNVSRNNEVTVTLPSMDNGGTVILVASDEEPEGAFWTYFYILIGVGALGIAGAVIYKRVKSK, from the coding sequence ATGTGTGCCAATACATATCGACAGAAGTTAGCTATATTAATGGTAGTATTTATGATTTTTGGCTCTTTTGGCAGCAGCTTGCCTATGGCATTTGCTGAGGAAGACGCCCCTTCTCAAGAAGAGGTACAGGTAAAAATAAAGGCAGATGTATCGCCTGGTGAAATTAGTTATAATGAAAACGCTGTACTGGAGCTGGAAATTGAAAATGGGGAAGATGTTGAGATAAGAGGAATTTATGTTGATTTAACTGAAGTTGGTGGCGAGGAAAAAGTAGAAATTGATACTGAGCTAAAGGAAATTACCATCGCAGTGGATTATGCCACCACATCAGGGGTTAAAATCCTGCCGGTCACCGCTACTGATACCGACGGCAATCAACATAATGGCGAAGCTGAGCTTACCGTCGCTCCACGTCAGTTTGTGGGAGAAGCAGACTTTGACTGGGATCAAGCTATAATTTATCATTTATTGACAGATAGATTCTTTAATGGAGATCCTTCAAATGATGACCCATATGGAGTGGGGTACGATAAAGATGACCCCGGTGCATATCAAGGTGGCGATTTTAAAGGGATTACAAAGAAGCTTGATTACTTAGATGAGTTAGGTGTTAACACTATTTGGATCAGCCCAGTTGTTGAAAACATTGTCCATGATGTTAGACACAGTGACACACCTCATATTACTCCTTACTATGGATATCACGGGTATTGGGCGCTAAATTTTGATGAGCTAAACCCCCATTTTGGAACCATGGAGGACTTTCATCAGTTAATAGATGAAGCGGATGCTCGGGGTATGAAAATCATGCTTGATGTAGTGCTAAATCATACGGGATATGGGCTAAAGGAAGATGATGCAGCTTTGGACGATGGTTCAATTCCTTTCTTTCCATCAGATGAAGATAGACAGCGATTTGATGGCATGCTTCGGACAAACGAAATGCTAAGAGGTGTTGTTGATCGTGAGATAAAAGGAGAGTTAGCTGGGCTTCCTGATTTTATAACAGAAGATCCAAAGGTGCGACAGCAGGTTATTGATTGGCAGACCCAATGGATTGAGATGTCTACAACTCCTAACGGCAACACTATTGATTATTTTCGCGTTGATACAGTAAAGCATGTTGAAGATACTACATGGTTTGCCTTTAAGAATGAACTGACTAAGAAGATGCCAGAATTTAAGATGATAGGGGAGTCTTGGGGTTCCAACCCCAATAATGATCATGGCTATTTAAATTCAGGTATGATGGATTCGATGTTGGATTTTAACTTTAAAAATCATGCTAGAAACTTTGTTCGTGGCAGCATTAATACTGTAGAAAGCAGCTTACAGCAGCGCAACGAATTGATGGATAACACAAAAACTTTTGGTCAATTTATAAGCTCCCATGATGAATCCCGCTTTTTAACAGAATTAGGTCAAGAAGAAAATTTAGGTGCACAAATGGTGGCCGCTTCTTTACAAATAACAGCCAAAGGTCAGCCTGTTATTTATTATGGAGATGAATTGGGCCTTTATGGCGAGGATAACCATCCATACTACGACAACCGTCAAAATATGCCTTGGGATGAAATAGAAGGTAACGTTGTTCTTGAGCATTATAAAAAAGTGATAAATGCTAGACAAAAGTTTCCTGAGGTGTTTGCTAGAGGTAGTCGGAACTTGGTTGAAGGCTCAGGTGATTTAGGATACTCAATTTTTAAGCGAGCATACGAAGATGAGTCTGTGATTGTGGGGTTAAATATAAACACAGAAGAGACAGACGCGACCTTTGAAGTTCCTTATGGTAGGAGAACTACTTTGGTTAATTTGTACAATGGCGAAACAGTAAATGTAAGTAGAAATAATGAGGTTACAGTTACGTTGCCAAGTATGGATAATGGTGGCACGGTAATCTTGGTAGCTAGTGACGAAGAACCTGAAGGTGCTTTTTGGACCTATTTCTATATTCTTATTGGAGTTGGCGCTTTAGGTATTGCCGGCGCTGTGATATATAAGAGGGTAAAGTCTAAATAA
- a CDS encoding sigma-70 family RNA polymerase sigma factor: protein MEKDALEKVYKKYYKELYFYVLSLCNDHDLANDLVSDTFYKAFLTLDKPDDSLKFWLFRVAKNLFIDLKRKKEEQNSSIDDYAPFIVGDNSPLKTILANERDLRLYEKSDPNSKNI, encoded by the coding sequence ATGGAAAAAGACGCCTTAGAAAAAGTTTATAAAAAATATTATAAAGAACTGTATTTTTACGTGCTCTCCCTATGCAATGACCACGATTTAGCCAATGATCTAGTTAGCGATACGTTCTATAAAGCATTCTTAACTTTAGATAAACCTGATGACAGTCTAAAGTTTTGGCTATTTCGCGTAGCAAAAAATCTTTTTATCGACTTAAAGCGAAAAAAAGAGGAACAAAATTCATCAATCGATGACTATGCACCCTTTATAGTAGGTGATAACTCTCCCTTAAAAACTATCCTAGCCAACGAAAGAGATCTTAGGCTCTATGAGAAGAGTGACCCTAACTCCAAAAACATATAA
- a CDS encoding FAD-dependent oxidoreductase has product MVKEKVLDLANKISRTKRGAKNEITPQRPEYKILEPVVTEEMAEVALCLELRKPQAVSEVATLCGKNEKDTEEILWKLAEYGVVCVEKIDGVDKYWIELWVPGHMEMMVNNKELVKKYPQVGQAFEEYGRARAPLAVGNFPVGTGPMRVIPIETSIDGESRRASYEEISKYLNDNTLFSVSDCSCRTAREVMGEGCGHLKEEMCIQLGKAAEFYIRTGRGREISREEAFEIIKKAEENGLMHSIPNLDGVGETHAICNCCGCSCLAIRNAGMFLHSDFVRSNYISQVDEEKCVGCGECAEVCPVNALKLGQKVCSKTPVKPKEREELPSNSEWGPDKWNEDYRINKENVVETGTSPCKTNCPAHISVQGYIKLAAQGNYLEALELIKHENPFPAVCGRICPKKCESDCTRGDVDDPVAIDDIKKFIAEQELSSDSRFVPKIKHRYGKKIAIVGAGPSGLSCAYYLAVDGYDVTVFEKEKVLGGMLTFGIPSYRLEKEVINAEIDILRDLGVKFKTGVEVGKDLSLQDLRKQGYEAFYVAIGAQLGRKLGVEGEGAKGVLTGIEFLRKVNLGEDLKLSGKTVVIGGGNVAIDVARTATRIGSSKVDMFCLEDREEMPALKEEVEEAIYEDIGINNSWGPKRIMVEDGRVVGVEFKKCMSVLDDSGKFNPVFDENQTKIVKADNLLVSVGQAMDWGDLLKDSKVKFNQNQTIKTDSFTLQTDEPDVFAGGDSMTGPSFAIDAIAMGKEAAISIHRFVHPGQSLVIGRDRREFHTFNKEDLVIEGYDRTPRQRTEHVDVAKAKKSFNDFRATFTEEQVKKESERCLGCGVTSVDEYMCLGCGACTIRCKFDAISLDRKYDAESVPLEKLKPVVIKQMVKRKGKITARKVNKFVAGVFSGKEN; this is encoded by the coding sequence ATGGTAAAAGAAAAAGTGTTGGATTTAGCGAACAAAATTAGTAGAACTAAGAGGGGAGCAAAAAATGAAATAACACCACAACGGCCGGAATATAAAATTTTAGAGCCTGTTGTGACAGAAGAGATGGCGGAGGTTGCCCTTTGTCTTGAACTGCGCAAACCTCAAGCTGTATCGGAAGTAGCTACGTTATGTGGAAAAAACGAAAAGGATACAGAAGAGATTTTATGGAAACTAGCAGAGTACGGCGTTGTATGTGTAGAAAAAATTGATGGTGTTGATAAATATTGGATCGAGCTTTGGGTTCCAGGCCATATGGAAATGATGGTTAACAACAAAGAGCTAGTGAAGAAATATCCCCAGGTAGGCCAAGCTTTTGAGGAGTATGGGAGGGCAAGAGCACCACTTGCTGTAGGAAACTTTCCGGTAGGAACAGGGCCTATGCGTGTAATTCCTATCGAAACTTCTATAGATGGGGAGAGCAGAAGAGCATCATATGAGGAAATTTCTAAGTATTTAAACGACAACACTCTTTTTTCTGTTTCAGACTGCTCTTGCCGTACTGCAAGAGAAGTAATGGGAGAAGGCTGTGGGCATCTAAAAGAAGAGATGTGTATTCAGCTAGGAAAAGCTGCTGAGTTTTATATCCGTACAGGTAGAGGACGAGAAATTAGCCGTGAAGAAGCATTTGAGATAATAAAAAAAGCCGAAGAAAATGGCTTAATGCATAGCATACCTAATTTAGATGGTGTAGGTGAGACCCATGCTATCTGTAATTGTTGTGGTTGCTCCTGTCTAGCTATTAGAAATGCCGGGATGTTTTTGCATAGTGACTTTGTTCGTTCCAACTATATTTCACAAGTAGATGAAGAAAAATGTGTTGGTTGTGGCGAGTGTGCTGAAGTTTGTCCTGTTAATGCATTAAAACTAGGTCAAAAGGTATGCAGTAAAACTCCTGTAAAACCTAAAGAAAGAGAGGAGTTACCGTCTAATTCAGAGTGGGGCCCGGATAAATGGAATGAAGACTATCGCATAAACAAGGAAAATGTTGTGGAAACTGGAACTAGCCCATGTAAAACTAATTGTCCAGCTCATATTTCTGTACAAGGTTATATTAAACTGGCTGCTCAAGGTAACTACCTAGAAGCTCTTGAACTTATAAAACATGAAAACCCGTTCCCTGCAGTATGTGGTCGCATATGTCCTAAAAAATGTGAGTCTGACTGTACTAGAGGAGATGTAGATGATCCAGTTGCTATTGACGATATTAAAAAGTTTATTGCAGAACAAGAGTTAAGCTCAGACAGTCGTTTTGTGCCTAAAATTAAACATAGATATGGTAAAAAGATTGCTATTGTTGGAGCAGGACCATCAGGACTTTCATGTGCTTATTACTTGGCTGTTGATGGTTATGATGTGACGGTATTTGAGAAAGAAAAGGTACTTGGTGGGATGTTGACATTTGGAATTCCATCTTATAGATTGGAAAAAGAAGTAATCAATGCTGAAATTGACATTTTACGCGATCTTGGTGTTAAATTTAAAACTGGTGTAGAAGTTGGTAAGGATTTGAGTCTTCAAGACTTAAGAAAGCAAGGGTATGAAGCTTTTTATGTAGCAATAGGTGCTCAGCTAGGCAGAAAATTAGGAGTAGAAGGAGAAGGGGCCAAAGGGGTACTTACAGGTATCGAGTTTTTACGTAAAGTTAACCTAGGAGAAGATTTAAAGCTTTCAGGAAAAACTGTTGTAATAGGTGGTGGCAACGTTGCAATTGATGTTGCAAGAACTGCTACAAGAATTGGGTCATCAAAGGTTGATATGTTCTGCCTTGAAGATCGTGAGGAAATGCCAGCCCTTAAAGAAGAAGTAGAAGAGGCTATTTACGAGGATATCGGTATAAATAATTCTTGGGGACCAAAGCGCATTATGGTTGAAGACGGACGTGTGGTTGGAGTAGAATTTAAAAAATGCATGTCAGTTTTAGATGACAGTGGAAAATTTAATCCTGTATTTGATGAAAATCAAACAAAGATTGTAAAAGCAGATAATCTATTGGTTTCTGTTGGTCAGGCTATGGACTGGGGCGACTTACTAAAGGATAGTAAAGTGAAGTTTAACCAAAACCAAACTATAAAGACTGACTCTTTTACTCTTCAGACTGATGAACCTGATGTATTTGCAGGTGGCGACTCTATGACTGGGCCAAGTTTTGCTATTGATGCTATTGCCATGGGTAAAGAAGCTGCAATCTCAATACATCGATTTGTTCATCCAGGACAGAGCTTGGTAATAGGTAGGGATAGAAGAGAATTCCATACATTTAACAAAGAAGACTTAGTTATAGAAGGGTATGACCGTACTCCAAGACAAAGAACAGAGCACGTTGATGTAGCTAAAGCTAAAAAGTCTTTTAATGATTTTCGTGCTACATTTACTGAGGAACAAGTTAAAAAGGAATCTGAACGTTGTTTAGGTTGTGGGGTTACCTCTGTAGATGAATACATGTGTTTAGGTTGTGGCGCATGTACAATTAGATGTAAATTTGATGCAATTAGTCTTGATAGGAAATACGATGCAGAGAGCGTACCGTTAGAAAAGCTTAAACCTGTAGTTATAAAACAAATGGTTAAACGTAAAGGAAAGATTACTGCCAGAAAGGTCAATAAGTTTGTAGCGGGAGTTTTCTCGGGAAAAGAAAACTAA
- a CDS encoding DUF86 domain-containing protein has translation MVNQNLVLTKVAKLKEYLQFLEKVREYGKDKYLGDPFIYGSSERFLHLAIECVIDISNHIISDMGFRKPETNRDSILILYENAIISKELCESLSDMASFRNILVHDYVKLNRVMVYDIINSNLKDLELFNKEVVKLLS, from the coding sequence ATGGTTAACCAGAATTTAGTTTTAACTAAAGTTGCTAAATTGAAAGAATACCTTCAATTTTTAGAAAAAGTGAGGGAATATGGTAAAGATAAATATCTTGGAGACCCTTTTATCTACGGATCTAGCGAAAGATTTTTGCACTTAGCCATAGAGTGTGTAATAGATATAAGTAACCACATTATTTCTGATATGGGATTTAGAAAGCCAGAAACTAATAGAGATTCAATACTAATACTTTATGAAAATGCAATCATAAGTAAAGAGTTATGTGAAAGCCTTTCTGATATGGCATCTTTTAGAAATATACTGGTTCATGATTATGTCAAACTAAATAGAGTAATGGTTTATGATATAATCAATTCTAACCTGAAGGATTTAGAGTTATTTAATAAGGAAGTAGTAAAATTATTATCCTAG
- a CDS encoding TetR/AcrR family transcriptional regulator — MARLCLTEAEKEQKKRHIMDSSVELMATQGYEHTTMQQISKKSGVAIGTLYLYFNNKLEIYTALFEEALDLLESTLNVASSIPATDTKARICLLLQSYIHFYQHHNHQYRILFSGFFGKNAKANENVYLKNRIIKILKQLEKPIIKGVEEGIIKPCDTFELVISLWAMFDGVLMLPQKTNITSLGDQFQNYYTYGIEIILNGILIKDESKQK; from the coding sequence ATGGCAAGACTTTGCCTTACCGAAGCTGAAAAGGAACAAAAAAAACGCCATATTATGGACAGTTCAGTAGAACTCATGGCTACACAAGGATATGAACACACAACTATGCAACAAATCTCTAAAAAGTCCGGTGTTGCCATAGGCACTTTATACCTTTATTTCAATAATAAGCTTGAAATATATACTGCCCTTTTTGAAGAAGCGCTTGATCTACTAGAAAGTACTCTTAATGTTGCTTCTTCTATTCCTGCTACAGATACTAAGGCTAGAATATGTCTTTTATTGCAATCTTATATTCATTTTTATCAACACCACAACCATCAATATCGCATTCTATTTAGTGGATTTTTTGGAAAAAATGCTAAGGCAAATGAAAATGTCTATTTAAAAAATAGAATTATCAAAATCCTAAAGCAACTGGAGAAACCTATTATAAAAGGTGTTGAAGAAGGTATTATAAAACCTTGTGACACTTTCGAGCTAGTCATTTCCCTTTGGGCTATGTTTGATGGAGTTTTGATGTTACCGCAAAAAACAAACATCACTTCATTAGGAGATCAATTCCAAAACTATTACACTTACGGAATTGAAATAATTCTTAATGGCATCTTAATAAAAGATGAATCAAAACAAAAATAA
- a CDS encoding anti sigma factor C-terminal domain-containing protein: MNFKKLLEKYKEGKASAEEINIVEKELEKYQAIEDYYAEDFPLQLNQQSFSSEDLSNEKFEDRSEIKNINKVINLRLSKVVLASVLAVVLLYVSIFYVVSPIVDRFYYNPAEISEGEYFPDMYFDLHAITTLNLPGYSLTGIKHIESEGFGNYSITYYKHNLFTRENSVHSLELRKDLPHGTLTGLFDLNPRYSSGGFNIVADHTLYERGFYNDQVDNMTKYLQELNSVAYVSAYMTFEEDLSLEEFAEMNLKKRELDFKWVGVRTHDKDDIPEDRPNHLTGFNPDPNDGSVTNDSPDPKKYPTFNLVEHFREARPGDSTGWAKSYEEHYRSLLSYLSNRQDAVEVLETYPDKVEYYQQALDYIDENGMNVFGVLVHGEVEDILELVEENDLISLQIDQALPLSPNLN, encoded by the coding sequence ATGAATTTTAAAAAGCTTTTAGAAAAGTATAAAGAAGGTAAAGCCTCAGCAGAAGAGATAAACATAGTTGAAAAAGAACTAGAAAAATATCAAGCTATAGAAGACTATTATGCCGAGGATTTCCCCTTACAGTTAAATCAACAAAGCTTTTCCTCAGAAGATTTGTCCAATGAAAAATTTGAAGACAGAAGCGAAATCAAAAATATTAATAAGGTCATCAACCTTCGCCTTAGTAAAGTAGTCCTTGCTTCTGTTTTAGCTGTTGTTTTGCTGTATGTAAGTATCTTTTACGTTGTTTCACCTATAGTTGATCGGTTTTACTATAACCCTGCTGAAATATCAGAAGGGGAGTACTTCCCTGACATGTATTTTGATTTACACGCAATTACTACTTTAAACCTACCCGGCTATTCTCTAACAGGTATAAAGCACATCGAGTCTGAGGGGTTTGGTAACTATTCGATTACCTATTACAAGCATAATCTCTTTACCAGGGAAAATAGCGTGCACTCTCTAGAACTTAGAAAAGACCTTCCTCATGGCACTTTAACCGGATTGTTTGATTTAAACCCAAGGTATAGTAGTGGTGGCTTCAATATCGTCGCAGACCATACTCTATATGAACGTGGCTTTTATAATGATCAGGTAGATAATATGACTAAGTACCTACAAGAGCTAAACTCCGTCGCCTATGTTTCCGCTTACATGACATTTGAAGAGGATCTCTCTCTAGAAGAGTTTGCAGAAATGAATCTGAAAAAAAGAGAGTTAGACTTTAAGTGGGTGGGGGTCAGAACCCATGATAAAGATGATATCCCTGAAGATAGGCCCAACCACCTAACAGGATTTAACCCCGACCCCAATGACGGTTCTGTAACCAATGACAGCCCTGACCCAAAAAAGTATCCCACCTTTAATTTAGTCGAACACTTTAGAGAAGCTAGACCAGGTGATTCTACTGGGTGGGCCAAAAGCTATGAAGAGCACTATCGTTCCCTATTAAGTTATTTAAGTAACCGCCAAGATGCCGTAGAAGTTTTGGAAACCTATCCCGACAAGGTGGAGTATTACCAACAAGCTTTAGACTATATTGATGAAAATGGTATGAATGTTTTTGGGGTATTAGTACATGGCGAGGTTGAAGATATTTTAGAATTGGTAGAAGAAAACGATCTGATTTCACTACAAATAGATCAAGCGTTACCTTTATCACCGAATCTAAATTAA
- a CDS encoding sigma factor-like helix-turn-helix DNA-binding protein, whose amino-acid sequence MRRVTLTPKTYKEVIILYYYGGLSIKEIAKTLDSNPSLIKTTLYRARKKLQRILKEDSYEF is encoded by the coding sequence ATGAGAAGAGTGACCCTAACTCCAAAAACATATAAAGAAGTTATTATCCTATATTATTATGGAGGACTTAGTATTAAAGAAATAGCTAAAACCTTAGATTCTAACCCCTCACTTATTAAGACCACCTTATATAGGGCTAGAAAAAAATTACAACGAATTCTAAAGGAGGATTCCTATGAATTTTAA
- the hypB gene encoding hydrogenase nickel incorporation protein HypB, translating into MENYKIIKVEKSIYESNNVEADKVRERLKEEKTFLLNLMSSPGSGKTTTVIRTIEALKDKMEVGVIEADIDSYVDAEKVHQAGAKAIQLQTDGMCHIDAVISRDGLDSLGSKDLDFVIIENIGNLVCPASYDLGAVKNAMILSVPEGDDKPLKYPKMFANVDALIINKIDTMEFFDFDLEAVKKKVTEMNPNIVVFEISAKTGQGIDKWASWLNENINKWNN; encoded by the coding sequence ATGGAAAATTATAAAATAATTAAAGTAGAAAAAAGTATATATGAAAGTAATAACGTAGAAGCTGATAAGGTTAGAGAAAGGCTAAAAGAAGAAAAAACTTTTTTATTAAACTTAATGTCCTCTCCTGGGTCGGGTAAGACAACCACTGTTATAAGAACTATTGAGGCACTTAAGGATAAGATGGAAGTTGGAGTAATCGAGGCTGATATAGACTCATATGTAGATGCTGAAAAGGTTCATCAAGCGGGGGCAAAGGCGATTCAGCTTCAAACAGATGGTATGTGCCATATAGATGCCGTAATTTCTAGGGATGGCTTAGATAGCCTAGGAAGCAAGGATTTAGATTTTGTCATCATAGAAAATATCGGAAACCTTGTATGTCCAGCTTCTTATGATTTAGGAGCTGTAAAAAATGCAATGATTTTAAGTGTTCCGGAGGGTGATGACAAGCCACTAAAATATCCAAAGATGTTTGCTAATGTGGATGCATTAATAATTAACAAAATTGACACTATGGAGTTTTTTGATTTTGATTTGGAGGCAGTCAAAAAGAAAGTAACAGAGATGAATCCAAACATTGTTGTATTCGAAATTTCAGCAAAAACAGGACAAGGCATCGATAAATGGGCTAGTTGGTTAAATGAAAATATAAATAAGTGGAATAATTAA